A single region of the Gossypium arboreum isolate Shixiya-1 chromosome 12, ASM2569848v2, whole genome shotgun sequence genome encodes:
- the LOC108477309 gene encoding UDP-glycosyltransferase 43-like, with protein MAMDKYEAVFISTPTIGNLVPTVEFAHHLTRHDPRFSATLLIITVPERTIVNLYTKSLATAASHSQSHVNFIHLPTVQPPTPDQYQSSLGYTSLFIDKHKPHVKHAISTLASTTSVAALFVDMFTTSMIDIAQDLGIPCYLFFASPASFLGFMFHLPALDTQLAVAFVDSDSHSGFIVPKDSAVELIVPTFSKPLPPSMLPSHVLKRNKDGYFCFLENARRYTETIGIVVNTFLELEPHAIESLSISGLPPVYPVGPILDHAGASRWHPDGAQQQDSIMEWLDQQPPSSVVFLCFGSMGSLEGPQLREIAIGLERSGYRFLWSIREPPKGKLDLPGEYTNVEAVLPAGFLDRTAGLGIVCGWVQQVRVLSHQAIRGFVSHCGWNSILESVWHGVPIATWPVYAEQQMNAFELVKELGLGVEIRLDYREGSDLVVAEELERGLRRLMDGEDEVKAKVREMKSKSRMALMENGSSYKSLTSLIQEISSRMQGSEVKY; from the coding sequence ATGGCCATGGATAAATATGAGGCGGTCTTCATCTCCACTCCTACCATCGGTAACCTGGTTCCTACCGTCGAATTCGCCCACCACCTAACTCGTCATGACCCTCGCTTCTCCGCTACCCTTCTCATAATCACGGTGCCCGAGAGAACAATCGTCAACCTTTACACAAAATCACTTGCCACCGCTGCTTCTCACTCTCAGTCACATGTCAATTTCATCCATCTCCCTACCGTTCAACCTCCCACTCCTGATCAGTACCAATCTTCATTGGGTTACACATCCCTCTTCATAGACAAGCACAAGCCCCACGTCAAGCATGCCATCTCCACCCTTGCCTCAACTACTTCTGTTGCTGCTCTCTTTGTTGACATGTTTACCACTTCCATGATTGATATTGCCCAAGACCTTGGCATTCCTTGTTATCTCTTCTTTGCTTCTCCAGCCAGTTTTTTGGGGTTTATGTTTCATTTGCCAGCGCTAGACACACAACTAGCTGTCGCCTTTGTTGACTCCGACTCCCACTCTGGGTTTATCGTTCCCAAAGACTCTGCAGTGGAGTTGATCGTCCCCACTTTTTCTAAACCCTTGCCCCCAAGCATGTTGCCCTCTCATGTGCTAAAGAGAAACAAGGATGGTTATTTCTGTTTCTTAGAGAACGCACGCAGGTACACAGAGACAATAGGTATCGTAGTAAACACGTTTCTTGAACTGGAGCCCCATGCCATTGAGTCGCTTTCCATCAGTGGGTTACCTCCAGTTTACCCAGTGGGTCCAATTCTGGATCATGCTGGAGCGTCCCGATGGCATCCGGATGGAGCTCAGCAACAGGATTCCATAATGGAATGGCTTGATCAACAGCCTCCCTCTTCAGTGGTATTCCTCTGCTTCGGGAGCATGGGGAGTCTTGAAGGACCTCAATTGAGAGAGATCGCAATTGGGTTGGAGCGTTCTGGGTATCGATTTTTATGGTCCATACGCGAGCCACCCAAAGGCAAATTAGATCTCCCAGGTGAGTACACCAACGTAGAGGCTGTTTTGCCGGCGGGGTTTCTGGATCGGACGGCTGGATTGGGGATTGTGTGCGGGTGGGTTCAGCAAGTGAGAGTATTGAGCCACCAAGCAATTAGAGGGTTTGTATCACACTGTGGGTGGAACTCCATATTGGAGAGTGTATGGCACGGGGTTCCTATTGCAACATGGCCAGTGTATGCGGAGCAACAAATGAATGCATTTGAGTTGGTGAAAGAGCTGGGATTGGGTGTGGAGATAAGGTTGGATTACAGGGAGGGCAGTGATTTGGTAGTGGCTGAGGAGTTAGAAAGAGGGTTGAGGCGTTTGATGGACGGTGAAGATGAAGTGAAGGCCAAGGTAAGGGAAATGAAGAGCAAGAGTAGGATGGCACTGATGGAAAACGGTTCCTCCTATAAATCCTTAACATCCCTAATTCAGGAAATCAGCAGTAGAATGCAAGGTTCTGAGGTGAAATACTGA
- the LOC108476921 gene encoding UDP-glycosyltransferase 43-like: protein MAIDKYEVVFISTPLIGNLVPTVEFAHHLTRHDPRFSATILIITVHERIIVNLYTQSLATAASHSQSHVNFIHLPTVQPPTRYQYQSSLGYTSLFIDKHKPHVKHAISTLASTTSVAALFVDMFTTSMIDVAQDLGIPCYLFFASPASFLGFMLHLPALATQLAADFVDSHSGLIAPKDSAIELIVPTFSKPLPPSVLPSSVLKRNKDGYFWYLEHARRYTETMGIVVNTFLELEPHAIASLSISGLPPVYPVGPILDHAGASQWHTDGAQLHDSIMEWLDQQPPSSVVFLCFGSMGSLKGPQLREIAIGLERSGYRFLWSIREPPKGKLDLPGEYTNVEAVLPAGFLDRTAGLGLVCGWVHQVRVLSHQAIGGFVSHCGWNSILESVWHGVPIATWPVYAEQQMNAFELVKELGLGVEIRLDYREGSDLVVAEELERGLRRLMDGEDEVKAKVREMKSKSRMVLMENGSSCKSLASLIQEISGRIQGLKKDC from the coding sequence ATGGCCATTGATAAATATGAGGTGGTCTTTATCTCCACTCCTTTGATCGGCAACTTGGTTCCTACCGTCGAATTTGCCCACCACCTGACTCGTCATGACCCTCGATTCTCTGCCACCATTCTCATCATCACGGTGCACGAGAGAATAATCGTCAACCTTTACACACAATCACTTGCCACCGCTGCCTCTCACTCTCAGTCACACGTCAATTTCATCCATCTCCCTACCGTTCAACCTCCCACTCGTTATCAGTACCAATCTTCATTGGGTTACACATCCCTCTTCATAGACAAGCACAAGCCCCACGTCAAACATGCCATCTCCACCCTCGCCTCAACTACTTCTGTTGCTGCTCTCTTTGTTGACATGTTTACCACTTCCATGATTGATGTTGCCCAAGACCTTGGCATTCCTTGCTATCTCTTCTTTGCTTCTCCAGCCAGTTTTTTGGGGTTTATGCTTCATTTGCCAGCGTTAGCTACCCAGCTAGCTGCCGACTTTGTTGACTCCCACTCTGGGTTAATCGCTCCCAAAGACTCCGCAATTGAGTTGATCGTCCCCACTTTTTCTAAACCCTTGCCCCCAAGCGTGTTGCCGTCCAGTGTGCTAAAGAGAAACAAGGATGGCTATTTCTGGTACTTAGAGCACGCACGCAGGTACACGGAGACAATGGGTATCGTAGTAAACACGTTTCTTGAACTGGAGCCCCATGCCATTGCCTCGCTCTCAATCAGTGGGTTACCTCCAGTTTACCCAGTGGGTCCGATTCTGGATCATGCTGGAGCATCCCAATGGCACACGGATGGAGCCCAGCTACATGATTCCATAATGGAATGGCTTGATCAACAGCCTCCCTCTTCAGTGGTATTCCTCTGCTTCGGGAGCATGGGAAGTCTTAAAGGACCCCAATTGAGAGAGATCGCAATTGGGTTGGAGCGTTCTGGGTATCGATTTTTATGGTCCATCCGCGAGCCACCCAAAGGCAAATTAGATCTCCCAGGTGAGTACACCAATGTAGAGGCTGTTTTGCCGGCGGGGTTTCTGGATCGGACGGCTGGATTGGGGCTTGTGTGCGGGTGGGTTCATCAAGTGAGAGTATTGAGCCACCAAGCAATTGGAGGGTTTGTATCACACTGTGGGTGGAATTCCATATTGGAGAGTGTATGGCACGGGGTTCCTATTGCAACATGGCCAGTGTATGCGGAGCAACAAATGAATGCATTTGAGTTGGTGAAAGAGCTGGGATTGGGTGTGGAGATAAGATTGGATTACAGGGAGGGCAGTGATTTGGTGGTGGCTGAGGAGTTAGAAAGAGGGTTGAGGCGTTTGATGGACGGAGAAGATGAAGTGAAGGCCAAGGTAAGGGAAATGAAGAGCAAGAGTAGGATGGTACTGATGGAAAATGGTTCCTCCTGTAAATCCTTAGCATCCTTAATTCAGGAAATCAGCGGTAGGATACAAGGTTTGAAGAAAGATTGTTAG
- the LOC108479463 gene encoding protein SUPPRESSOR OF FRI 4, with the protein MGKKKKRVPSKVWCYYCDREFDDEKILVQHQKAKHFKCHVCHKKLSTAGGMAIHVLQVHKESVTKVPNAKTGRESTDIEIYGMQGIPPDVLAAHYGEEEEEAPSKAAKLDIPSTQLVGGLMPGPLGVGYPPQSTLGAVQPMYNAAVPVPPVGWAVPPRPQPWLPQHPAASVPLSAPMGYVQQPLFPVQGVRPPLAVPSTSPSLQPSQIAPPGLPVSAPTLPVSQPLFPVVNNSVPAQSSPFSASLPTSVPEGKGSIEAHSSGSASLTGGAGGNSHSYASGPNTGGPSIGPPPVIANKAPAIQPAVNEVYLVWDDEAMSMEERRMSLAKYQMHDENSQMSSIDAAIDRRILESRLAGRMAF; encoded by the exons AtggggaagaagaagaaaagagttCCGTCAAAGGTATGGTGTTACTATTGCGACAGGGAATTCGATGACGAGAAGATCCTGGTGCAGCACCAGAAAGCCAAGCACTTCAAGTGCCATGTCTGCCACAAGAAGCTCTCCACCGCCGGTGGTATGGCCATCCACGTTCTTCAGGTTCACAAGGAGTCCGTCACCAA GGTTCCTAATGCAAAAACTGGCAGAGAATCGACTGACATTGAAATATACGGAATGCAAGGAATCCCGCCTGATGTGCTGGCTGCTCACTATGGAGAAGAAG AAGAAGAAGCTCCATCAAAAGCGGCCAAACTGGATATCCCATCTACTCAGCTTGTGGGAGGATTGATGCCAGGGCCACTTGGTGTTGGATATCCTCCTCAGTCAACTTTAGGAGCAGTGCAGCCAAT GTATAATGCTGCAGTGCCTGTACCTCCTGTTGGTTGGGCAGTTCCACCTCGTCCACAGCCTTGGCTTCCACAGCATCCAGCAGCTTCAGTTCCTTTATCTGCACCTATGGGATATGTGCAGCAGCCATTATTTCCAGTGCAAGGTGTGAGGCCTCCTTTGGCAGTGCCTTCAACATCACCTTCACTCCAACCTTCACAAATTGCTCCACCTGGATTGCCGGTGTCAGCACCTACACTTCCTGTATCCCAACCTTTGTTCCCTGTTGTCAATAATAGTGTACCGGCTCAAAGCTCACCATTTTCTGCTTCTTTGCCAACAAGTGTTCCAGAAGGAAAAGGTTCAATTGAAGCGCATTCAAGTGGTAGTGCTTCTCTGACAG GCGGAGCTGGAGGCAATTCTCATTCTTATGCCTCTGGTCCGAATACTGGTGGTCCATCTATTGGACCACCCCCTGTTATTGCAAATAAAGCTCCTGCTATCCAGCCAGCAGTAAACGAGGTTTATTTAGTATGGGATGATGAGGCAATGTCCATG GAAGAAAGAAGAATGTCCTTAGCGAAATATcagatgcatgatgaaaatagcCAG ATGAGCTCTATTGATGCAGCAATAGACAGAAGGATCCTGGAAAGCAGACTTGCTGGTCGAATGGCATTTTAG